In Bythopirellula goksoeyrii, a single window of DNA contains:
- a CDS encoding coiled-coil domain-containing protein, producing MAANNPEQGSITEGASPQREMRVDSAHPVSRGVAAVPSRASVEIGAQSDEGDEFGIDELFAAGAPPEALSRHAADLAERLQSRLTELDHRESALNGHEAELESRIRSARLWLDERESELDAREAELEERASDLNSQGKFAVDKGQHEASVEKSLKLEERERQLDKLQAELDFAQSELTEKLNELELKTALCCSKEEEFTEAKLACEERHREMDAREAQLYKQMEQITTTEVSLQQRSTRIHDADSELNKRLEDLRAWELRLGEESSELEFQRAELGRIQQEVEYKLCDATEQDRRIRFREQEIKTALQRFERLGVTEQKMVELQQTANLFEQRAANLTAAESMLAEQQVQLAEQRSELEHQELKFKNHVTTERKRLAKEKETTSLQLARREQEIDRREAMLDQRQDALEQLQEELRSAQREVLEIRLATEETWLQLQGVLAPATLSRSISQLRVRLADHFQLAADEASRRHRELESVRSELATEHSQLANQRQDLQLWLDRREQDLEQRAARLVAREQELDAQQRTYEEAELNWQAQQAEYQHELQRLLAAERACWSHAA from the coding sequence ATGGCAGCGAACAATCCAGAGCAAGGCAGTATCACTGAAGGCGCAAGTCCTCAGCGCGAGATGCGAGTCGATTCGGCTCATCCGGTATCTCGCGGTGTGGCAGCTGTTCCCAGTCGTGCCTCGGTGGAAATTGGTGCGCAGAGCGACGAAGGGGATGAATTTGGCATCGATGAGTTGTTTGCCGCGGGAGCGCCACCCGAAGCCCTCAGCCGCCATGCTGCCGATCTGGCAGAGCGACTCCAATCGCGACTGACCGAACTAGATCACCGAGAGTCTGCGCTCAATGGGCACGAGGCCGAACTGGAAAGCCGTATTCGCAGTGCTCGATTGTGGCTTGACGAACGGGAAAGTGAGCTCGACGCGCGGGAAGCGGAACTCGAAGAACGTGCCTCTGATCTAAACAGTCAAGGCAAATTCGCTGTCGACAAAGGCCAGCACGAGGCCAGTGTCGAGAAATCGCTCAAACTTGAAGAGCGTGAGCGACAACTAGACAAACTACAGGCCGAACTCGACTTTGCTCAAAGCGAGCTGACTGAGAAACTCAATGAACTCGAACTAAAGACGGCTCTCTGCTGTTCGAAAGAGGAAGAGTTCACCGAAGCAAAGCTTGCTTGTGAAGAACGCCATCGGGAAATGGATGCCCGCGAAGCGCAGCTGTACAAGCAAATGGAACAAATTACGACGACCGAAGTCTCCTTGCAGCAGCGTTCGACGAGAATCCACGACGCAGATTCTGAACTAAACAAACGCCTGGAAGATCTGCGAGCTTGGGAACTAAGATTGGGAGAAGAGAGTAGCGAGCTAGAATTCCAACGTGCTGAACTCGGGCGCATCCAGCAAGAAGTGGAGTACAAGCTGTGCGACGCCACAGAACAAGATCGCCGTATTCGCTTCCGGGAACAAGAAATCAAGACCGCTCTGCAACGATTTGAACGACTCGGTGTCACAGAGCAGAAAATGGTGGAGCTGCAACAAACAGCCAACTTGTTCGAGCAGCGAGCGGCAAATCTCACAGCCGCTGAATCGATGTTGGCCGAACAACAGGTGCAACTCGCAGAGCAGCGTTCAGAACTTGAGCATCAAGAGCTGAAGTTCAAAAACCATGTCACTACAGAGCGCAAGCGGTTGGCGAAAGAAAAGGAAACTACCAGTCTGCAGCTGGCACGGCGAGAGCAGGAAATCGACCGCCGTGAAGCGATGCTGGACCAACGTCAGGACGCGCTCGAGCAATTGCAAGAAGAATTGCGCAGTGCGCAACGAGAAGTGTTGGAAATCCGGCTGGCCACGGAAGAAACCTGGTTGCAACTACAAGGCGTGCTCGCACCGGCAACCTTGTCGCGTTCCATATCGCAATTGCGTGTGCGACTTGCCGACCATTTTCAGTTGGCAGCGGACGAAGCAAGCCGTCGCCATCGGGAATTGGAATCCGTGCGTAGCGAACTGGCTACGGAACACTCCCAATTGGCCAATCAGCGTCAAGACCTACAGTTGTGGCTGGACCGCCGCGAGCAAGACCTCGAACAACGGGCAGCCCGACTGGTCGCCCGCGAGCAAGAACTCGATGCCCAGCAGCGCACTTACGAAGAAGCCGAGCTAAACTGGCAAGCCCAACAAGCAGAGTACCAACACGAACTGCAGCGGCTGCTGGCCGCTGAACGTGCCTGCTGGAGTCACGCGGCGTAG
- the trxA gene encoding thioredoxin, giving the protein MGAVAEINDTNFDAEVLKSSEPVLVDFWAPWCGPCRQIAPLVEELAGENAGSAKVMKLNVDDAPSSAQSYGVSSIPTIMIFKDGEVVDRFVGVQPKNRLQEAIDAAKA; this is encoded by the coding sequence ATGGGTGCTGTAGCAGAAATCAATGACACCAATTTTGATGCCGAAGTGCTGAAATCTTCCGAGCCCGTGCTCGTCGATTTTTGGGCGCCTTGGTGTGGGCCATGCCGTCAAATCGCGCCACTCGTTGAAGAGTTGGCTGGCGAGAATGCCGGTTCAGCCAAAGTGATGAAACTCAACGTGGATGATGCCCCCTCCTCGGCCCAGAGCTATGGCGTAAGCAGCATCCCTACGATCATGATCTTCAAGGACGGCGAAGTCGTCGACCGTTTCGTTGGGGTGCAGCCCAAGAATCGTTTGCAAGAAGCGATTGACGCCGCCAAGGCTTAA
- a CDS encoding thioredoxin family protein produces MARTPSNMLPLGTQAPDFSLMNVDGKTVSLSDFSGAPALLIMFICNHCPFVKHIADELARLGQEYTSKGAAVVAINSNDVANYPGDSPEQMVAEAEERGYVFPYLYDETQEVAQAYKAACTPDFFLFDSQHQLVYRGQLDASRPDSGIPVTGADLRAALDAVLAGKKPSADQTPSLGCNIKWKPGNEPG; encoded by the coding sequence ATGGCCCGCACACCCAGCAATATGCTTCCCCTAGGTACTCAGGCTCCTGACTTCTCGCTCATGAACGTTGACGGCAAGACAGTCTCGCTGAGTGATTTCTCCGGCGCCCCTGCCCTGTTGATAATGTTCATCTGCAATCACTGTCCTTTTGTCAAACACATCGCCGACGAACTTGCCAGGTTGGGACAGGAGTACACTAGTAAAGGAGCGGCAGTCGTAGCAATCAATTCCAACGACGTGGCCAACTACCCCGGGGACTCTCCCGAGCAAATGGTCGCCGAGGCCGAGGAGCGTGGCTATGTGTTTCCCTATCTCTACGACGAGACCCAGGAAGTCGCCCAGGCGTACAAAGCAGCCTGCACTCCCGACTTTTTTCTGTTTGATAGTCAGCATCAATTAGTCTATCGGGGCCAACTCGACGCGAGTCGTCCCGACAGCGGAATCCCCGTGACGGGTGCCGACCTGAGAGCTGCGCTTGATGCCGTGTTAGCTGGGAAGAAGCCCAGCGCAGATCAGACTCCCAGTTTGGGCTGCAATATCAAATGGAAACCGGGGAATGAACCGGGGTGA
- a CDS encoding glycoside hydrolase family 2 TIM barrel-domain containing protein yields the protein MSQRLLLAHVINVFLAAYCSAQHTEQVYLSGTDKDHTVDWQFQCTSGARSGEWTTIPVPSHWDVLGFGSLNYKKDIGSALEERGLYKHTFEAAKDWEDERVLLVFEGVMTDTTVKLNGQTVGPTHQGGFYRFQYDVSDFLKFGEKNLLEVDVAKHSANESVNKAERTADFWVFGGIYRPVYLKIVPNQFIERVAIDAQANGEFSAEVFSSTNTSKNIGPKFSIEAQVKTIDGEPVSTPFGVETITPGSNSSTTVAAKFDSPQLWSAEKPNLYQVEFRLKRGSEVLHSTTERFGFRTVEVRADDGIYVNGQKVVLKGVNRHSTWPDSGRCLSEAVHRLDIETIQGMNMNAVRMSHYPPDPQFLDLCDELGLYVLDELAGWHWHYDTQIGSQLVKELVTRDVNHPAVLFWDNGNEGGFNYSLDEQFGWYDPQHRTVLHPWEAFNHVNTAHYLEFDRAEVASKGVPTRHGTGEVYQEWEDVNDPNKYIYMPTEMLHGLYDGGSGAGLEAYWEMMRQSPVLGGAFLWVLFDEGIKRADGTIDCAGNQAPDGIVGPYREREASFYTIQEIWSPVQVSLSDKSSLEIKNEYSFTDVSECKLTWQLRKFSQLDDPEAGYEVLAEGEPALPSIAPGKKGTLQLDLPNDQHSADCLAVRIDNPQGRELWTWVWPLSDLPPKAFMENDNRLGSVVISSTEKEISAVVGDLQVAIDKQSGMLEGVRRGDQKYSLSNGPEATTVPSSLISLNHRMENEVALIEGEFSGGLRSVTWAIHPSGWIDCTYAYQAKGESDYFGVTFDYPAEFVQGKKWLGNGPFRVWKNRRRGGTLGVWENEQNETITGYSEWDYPEFAGCFSDVHWMRLQTSEGPITVVPHDRESYLQVLLPEQPPEDFVGKTKFELPQCGIALLDAIPAVGSKFKTPETTGPRGQPNVGKGIYEGKVSFYFGE from the coding sequence GTGTCGCAGAGACTCCTTCTCGCACATGTCATTAACGTATTCTTGGCAGCATATTGCTCCGCACAGCATACGGAGCAGGTTTATTTATCCGGTACCGACAAAGATCATACCGTTGATTGGCAGTTTCAATGTACGTCGGGAGCGAGGTCCGGCGAGTGGACTACTATCCCCGTGCCGTCGCATTGGGATGTGTTGGGCTTTGGTTCGCTTAATTACAAGAAAGACATCGGTTCTGCCTTGGAAGAGCGCGGTCTCTACAAGCATACGTTTGAGGCTGCGAAAGATTGGGAGGACGAGCGGGTTCTGCTGGTCTTTGAGGGAGTAATGACCGACACAACAGTGAAGCTCAATGGTCAGACTGTTGGGCCAACACATCAAGGCGGGTTCTATCGTTTTCAATATGACGTAAGTGACTTTCTCAAGTTTGGTGAAAAGAATCTTCTTGAGGTCGATGTGGCCAAACATTCGGCCAACGAATCGGTTAACAAGGCGGAGCGCACGGCCGATTTTTGGGTGTTCGGGGGAATCTATCGGCCAGTGTACCTGAAGATAGTTCCAAACCAGTTCATCGAGCGTGTGGCGATTGATGCCCAAGCCAACGGTGAGTTCTCGGCAGAAGTTTTTTCAAGCACGAACACCTCGAAAAACATTGGTCCGAAATTTTCCATCGAGGCACAGGTAAAGACCATCGATGGCGAGCCTGTTAGTACGCCCTTTGGAGTTGAGACAATAACTCCGGGAAGCAACAGTTCGACTACGGTCGCAGCAAAGTTTGATTCTCCCCAGTTATGGAGCGCAGAAAAGCCGAATCTCTATCAAGTAGAATTCCGGTTAAAACGTGGTTCTGAAGTTCTTCACAGTACGACGGAGCGGTTTGGCTTTCGTACGGTAGAAGTTCGCGCGGACGATGGCATCTATGTCAATGGTCAGAAAGTTGTACTCAAGGGGGTGAATCGACACTCGACTTGGCCGGATTCGGGACGTTGCCTTAGCGAAGCGGTTCATCGCTTAGATATTGAAACGATTCAAGGGATGAATATGAACGCGGTGCGAATGTCGCACTATCCCCCCGATCCCCAGTTTCTTGATCTGTGCGATGAATTGGGACTGTACGTCCTTGATGAACTTGCTGGGTGGCATTGGCATTACGACACCCAAATTGGCAGTCAGCTTGTCAAGGAACTGGTTACGCGCGATGTGAATCATCCCGCGGTGTTGTTCTGGGACAATGGCAACGAGGGGGGATTTAATTATTCACTCGATGAACAATTCGGCTGGTACGATCCACAGCACCGCACGGTTCTGCATCCGTGGGAGGCATTCAACCACGTCAATACGGCCCACTATTTGGAGTTTGATCGGGCCGAGGTTGCCAGCAAAGGAGTTCCCACACGCCACGGGACGGGAGAGGTCTATCAGGAGTGGGAAGATGTGAACGATCCCAATAAATATATCTACATGCCCACCGAAATGCTGCACGGTTTGTACGATGGTGGGAGTGGTGCGGGGCTTGAAGCTTACTGGGAGATGATGCGACAGAGCCCGGTTCTTGGGGGAGCTTTCCTGTGGGTGCTTTTTGATGAAGGGATCAAACGAGCCGACGGCACGATCGACTGTGCTGGCAATCAAGCCCCCGATGGTATTGTTGGTCCGTATCGAGAACGTGAAGCGAGTTTCTATACGATTCAAGAGATTTGGTCGCCTGTACAAGTTAGTTTGAGTGATAAGAGTTCGCTTGAGATCAAGAATGAGTACAGCTTTACAGATGTTAGTGAATGCAAGTTAACCTGGCAGCTACGAAAATTCAGCCAGCTTGATGACCCTGAAGCAGGCTACGAAGTTCTGGCCGAAGGGGAGCCCGCGTTGCCCTCCATTGCTCCAGGCAAAAAAGGAACGCTCCAACTTGATCTGCCAAATGATCAACATTCGGCAGATTGCTTGGCAGTACGAATTGACAACCCTCAGGGGCGTGAACTGTGGACATGGGTCTGGCCTTTATCAGACTTGCCGCCGAAAGCATTCATGGAAAATGACAATCGGCTCGGTAGCGTAGTGATTAGTTCGACTGAAAAGGAGATTTCAGCGGTGGTCGGAGATCTTCAGGTAGCGATTGATAAGCAATCAGGGATGCTAGAGGGAGTGCGACGGGGGGATCAAAAGTACTCACTATCCAATGGCCCAGAAGCTACGACAGTACCGTCTTCGCTGATTTCACTGAATCACAGAATGGAAAACGAAGTTGCACTGATTGAGGGAGAATTCTCTGGTGGGCTGCGAAGTGTCACGTGGGCGATTCATCCTAGCGGTTGGATCGACTGCACCTATGCGTATCAAGCGAAAGGAGAGTCCGACTATTTCGGTGTAACATTCGATTATCCTGCCGAATTTGTCCAAGGGAAGAAATGGCTCGGAAACGGGCCGTTTCGGGTTTGGAAGAATCGCCGACGGGGTGGGACCCTTGGGGTCTGGGAAAACGAACAGAACGAAACGATTACAGGCTACTCGGAATGGGACTACCCGGAGTTTGCAGGTTGCTTTTCCGATGTGCATTGGATGCGATTGCAAACGAGTGAAGGACCGATTACGGTCGTGCCTCATGATCGAGAAAGTTACTTGCAAGTCCTTTTGCCTGAACAGCCTCCAGAAGATTTTGTGGGGAAAACAAAATTCGAACTTCCCCAGTGTGGGATAGCATTGCTCGATGCCATTCCAGCGGTGGGAAGTAAATTTAAAACCCCAGAAACCACTGGCCCGCGTGGTCAGCCCAATGTGGGTAAGGGCATATATGAGGGAAAGGTAAGCTTCTATTTCGGGGAATAA
- a CDS encoding carboxylate-amine ligase translates to MAKIEFNANDRPTLGVEIELGIVDGRTMALTSAFDQVAELVPEKLTESLKPELMQCVVEIITGVCETVDDAEKDLREKIVAVEAATDQLGMGLWWGATHPFSPWQEQMVTDTERYLDLVQLLQELARRLVTFGLHIHVGVDSGDKAVMICDRILRHLPTLLALSSSSPFWEGRQTGLQSYRSKIMEGLPTAGLPTLMRNWSEYVWLVNHMVDTGFINTIREIWWDVRPHHSFGTVEVRVCDMPGSLEDTLAIAALVQCLVKTLSDEIDNGTYQHDCHPMMVRQNKWRAARYGTAAQLVDSFTYQVVTVEQSVNKLVDHLTPMAKQLACEHHLERCRQIASEPSCADRQLSIQAETGSAEEVVRRLTELSRVSPKNAD, encoded by the coding sequence ATGGCGAAGATCGAATTCAACGCGAACGATCGACCCACTCTCGGTGTTGAAATTGAGTTGGGAATAGTTGATGGCCGCACGATGGCCTTAACGAGTGCCTTCGATCAAGTTGCCGAGCTTGTGCCCGAAAAACTGACTGAATCGCTCAAGCCCGAGCTGATGCAGTGTGTTGTCGAAATCATCACAGGGGTTTGTGAAACGGTCGATGATGCAGAGAAGGATCTTCGCGAGAAGATTGTTGCGGTAGAAGCGGCAACCGATCAATTGGGAATGGGACTCTGGTGGGGAGCAACCCATCCGTTCTCGCCGTGGCAGGAACAGATGGTCACCGACACAGAACGGTACTTGGATCTGGTCCAACTCCTCCAAGAATTAGCACGTCGCTTGGTAACCTTTGGCCTACATATCCATGTAGGAGTCGATTCCGGTGACAAAGCAGTCATGATCTGCGACCGCATTCTCCGACACCTCCCCACTTTGCTGGCTTTATCAAGCAGCAGCCCTTTCTGGGAAGGCCGCCAGACTGGGTTACAATCCTACCGCTCGAAGATCATGGAAGGCTTGCCGACGGCAGGCTTACCAACCTTGATGCGAAACTGGAGCGAGTACGTGTGGCTTGTGAATCACATGGTCGACACTGGTTTTATCAACACGATCCGCGAAATTTGGTGGGATGTGCGACCTCATCACAGTTTCGGCACGGTGGAAGTCCGTGTTTGCGACATGCCGGGCAGTTTGGAAGACACGTTGGCCATCGCGGCATTGGTGCAATGCTTGGTGAAGACCCTCTCTGATGAGATCGACAACGGCACCTACCAGCACGACTGCCATCCGATGATGGTGCGGCAAAACAAGTGGCGGGCCGCCCGCTACGGCACTGCTGCTCAACTAGTCGATTCCTTCACTTATCAGGTCGTAACAGTCGAACAGAGCGTCAATAAACTCGTCGATCACCTCACACCGATGGCAAAGCAACTCGCTTGTGAACATCACTTGGAGCGATGTCGCCAGATTGCCTCGGAGCCAAGCTGCGCCGATCGGCAACTCTCAATCCAAGCCGAGACCGGCAGTGCCGAGGAAGTTGTCCGGCGTTTGACGGAACTATCACGCGTCTCACCTAAGAACGCAGATTAA
- a CDS encoding M20 metallopeptidase family protein, whose amino-acid sequence MPESWKQRLDAIISEKRDEVRDLRRHLHAHPEPSGVELATSMHLYQLLGQLGVEVQMGPEGCGAIADGGSEKDSVLGRIAVRGDIDALRIQDEKTTPYRSTHPGIMHACGHDAHTSIAFGVVQALVLLTESGSLPWPINWRVIFQPSEETATGAAQMIETDVLVGVEKIFALHVDPTRRTGEIALRSGPMTASCDAVHLTITGRGGHAARPHESRDPIAAAAQLINSLYQFVPRATDTQDAVVLTFGSIQGGTNPNVIPDQVELRGTMRTLDSGVRSRTIDQIHQVIRGVEGITSTKIELTLDASIASVVNDAAATSLIWQAGEEVVGAKNVQLITRPSMGSEDFACYLEHVPGAMFRLGCAADLAAITPLHTPKFDIDETALEIGVRVLVRAVVAACEPQIK is encoded by the coding sequence ATGCCCGAATCTTGGAAGCAACGTCTTGACGCGATCATCTCTGAAAAGCGTGATGAGGTCCGCGACCTTCGGCGGCATCTCCACGCCCATCCGGAACCAAGTGGCGTCGAACTTGCCACGAGCATGCACTTGTATCAACTGCTGGGGCAATTAGGTGTCGAAGTTCAGATGGGCCCCGAGGGTTGCGGGGCCATTGCAGACGGTGGTTCAGAGAAGGATTCTGTGTTGGGCCGCATCGCTGTTCGTGGTGACATCGACGCGTTGCGAATTCAAGATGAAAAAACCACGCCGTATCGGAGCACCCATCCAGGGATCATGCATGCTTGCGGCCACGACGCTCATACTTCCATTGCGTTTGGAGTGGTGCAGGCTTTGGTGCTACTCACAGAAAGTGGCTCGTTGCCGTGGCCAATCAACTGGCGCGTCATCTTTCAGCCGTCCGAAGAAACTGCTACTGGCGCGGCACAGATGATTGAAACTGATGTCCTGGTAGGCGTCGAGAAGATATTTGCATTACATGTCGATCCAACTCGGCGAACCGGCGAAATTGCCCTTCGCAGCGGACCGATGACGGCGTCCTGCGATGCTGTGCATCTCACGATCACTGGCCGCGGTGGTCACGCGGCCCGGCCTCACGAATCTCGTGATCCGATTGCCGCGGCAGCACAGTTGATCAATTCGCTCTACCAATTCGTGCCACGGGCTACCGATACTCAGGATGCTGTCGTGCTGACTTTTGGCAGCATCCAGGGAGGCACCAATCCGAATGTCATACCAGATCAGGTGGAACTACGTGGCACCATGCGTACTCTCGACTCGGGGGTTCGCTCACGTACAATTGATCAAATTCATCAAGTGATTCGCGGAGTGGAAGGAATCACGAGTACAAAAATCGAGCTTACCCTTGACGCAAGTATTGCCTCAGTGGTCAACGATGCTGCCGCAACCTCCCTGATTTGGCAAGCCGGCGAAGAGGTCGTGGGGGCTAAAAATGTGCAGCTGATTACGCGCCCGAGCATGGGAAGTGAGGACTTTGCCTGCTACCTTGAACACGTGCCGGGGGCCATGTTCCGACTTGGTTGCGCAGCCGATCTTGCTGCGATCACGCCCTTACATACCCCCAAGTTTGACATCGACGAGACGGCATTAGAGATCGGTGTCCGAGTTTTAGTCCGCGCAGTCGTAGCGGCTTGTGAACCTCAGATAAAATGA
- a CDS encoding menaquinone biosynthesis family protein: MPATETKKLIRVGHSPDPDDAFMFHALTNGCVDTGSYVFTHELVDIETLNERAFEGELELTAISIHAYAFLHDKYAICSCGASMGDNYGPMVVAKEACSVEDLREKVIAIPGKLTSAFLALRLCLGQEFEYVVVPFDEIIPATVRGEYQGKKLDAGLIIHEGQLTYGQSDLQLVVDMGVWWHDLTGLPLPLGANGIRKDLGPKTIDQVQRLLYESIKYGLDHREEALDYALQYGRDLDRNKADRFVGMYVNDWTLDFGPKGREAVTRFLAMGHEQGILPELIVPEFVPLEPPASSL; the protein is encoded by the coding sequence TTGCCTGCTACCGAAACCAAGAAACTTATCCGCGTTGGTCACAGCCCTGACCCCGATGATGCGTTCATGTTCCACGCCTTGACCAATGGCTGTGTCGACACGGGTAGCTATGTGTTTACCCACGAGTTGGTTGACATTGAAACACTCAATGAGCGAGCGTTTGAGGGCGAATTGGAACTCACCGCTATCAGCATCCACGCCTATGCCTTTTTGCACGATAAGTATGCGATTTGCAGTTGCGGGGCCAGTATGGGTGACAATTACGGTCCCATGGTCGTTGCCAAAGAGGCATGCTCCGTAGAGGACCTGCGAGAAAAAGTGATTGCCATCCCCGGTAAATTGACCAGCGCATTTCTCGCTTTGCGACTTTGCCTCGGGCAAGAGTTTGAATATGTCGTTGTACCGTTTGACGAGATTATTCCTGCCACCGTTCGCGGCGAGTATCAGGGGAAGAAACTCGATGCGGGCTTAATTATCCATGAAGGTCAGTTGACTTATGGTCAGAGTGACCTTCAACTCGTGGTCGACATGGGAGTTTGGTGGCATGACTTGACTGGGTTGCCACTTCCTTTGGGGGCAAATGGGATTCGCAAAGACCTCGGCCCCAAAACCATCGATCAAGTTCAGAGATTGCTGTACGAGAGCATAAAGTATGGTCTTGATCATCGCGAGGAAGCGCTCGACTACGCTCTGCAATATGGTCGGGATCTCGATCGCAATAAGGCAGACCGATTCGTGGGAATGTATGTCAATGATTGGACACTCGACTTCGGCCCCAAAGGCCGTGAGGCAGTCACGCGATTTCTAGCCATGGGCCATGAACAGGGAATCTTACCAGAACTAATCGTGCCAGAATTTGTTCCACTCGAACCTCCAGCCTCTAGCCTCTAA